tcatctctgaagaaaacaaaactctcTTTGTTATCACAGCCATATAAATTTGTGTACTAAAAATCATGATttgctcgccaaaacattttctcctgggattatcgtgaggtcgacttgtggcaagtctgtATAAACAATTGATTGATCAGATCTTTCCGTTAAACTAATAAAAATTCTCGACATAAGTGCTctgttttcctgcaaatttcctGTTCAAAACAgattattcttgtattctgaaggactGCTGGGGCGGAAGGGGTAGGTGAGTGCATTTTTTGGGGTAAGTGGGAATGGGTTGAGTTAATCGTaggaggaggggggaggggggggggggggttggggagACCGGATGGAAAATATCTCCAGAGGTTGGCATCCCTGACTTTACTCTGTCCAATGCCACACGATTTTTCCTCATCAACAGGGCTGAGGGTTCAGCGGGTTAAGCTGTTGCCTAATTAAGGTCACCTAACTGACAGAGTTCAAACTTAAAGAAATCTTTCATCTCACATTGGAAATTACTCAGGTTTTCTACAGGTCAAGGTACCTGTACACCTTCCTCTGTGGCTTGTATTTACTCGAacaagcgccgcggcgcttatttaaacattgtactagacaaattttacatttttctaaatttttattcaacggtacacttcctatctgttaattttcctatggactgatactaaactgatagtaaatctagaattacgagacAAATTCATGCGGTGAAAAAAAcccgagagtttcatgataacgagagcgaaaatatcagcggtgagagcaaactcctttgtcgttgtggaacaatttatagtgtttttcctggttatacgaaattcctcgaataCGCGCTGCATTGGCgaccgcggcgcttattcgagggcggcgtttattagcttttttgtcccagaagtggcgcttattcgagtaaatacggtatctCAAACACTGTTTCCTTCTCTATATCATATTATTGTCTTGCCATTTATTTACCTGCTGTGGTGAATAAGCCCCAGGCCCAGGTTTTAAAGTGGTATCTCCTGGAGGATAACTACGTGCATTCATAGAATAGCTTGGACTCCGGTGCTTGTTAACATTTGGATCAACCACTTTATATGTACCAGCACCAGGTGTCTAcagcaatataaaaaaaaaataatgacacAGTCAACCAAGTTTTAAACTCTCTATCACCCTAGCCTATAACTTCCTAGCTtgtttttactaaaaaaaaaaaaagaaaaagcacctTTACTCTAGGGACCTATAAAGCCAACTGAGTGACCAATGTAAAGATAATGTGCTTTCTGATGGTCTCTGTGTTGATTTTCAACTTATTCATTATAGGTTGAAATCTTGTGACCTAGATGCAAGGCAATCAAAAAAGGTACTTCTTGGGTCTTTGTCTCTCAATCACATTAATCTTCTTTTCCTTACCCCCtggggctgggggggggggggggcttgcCCCCCACTATCGTGTTGTTTTTGGCTTGATCAAGGACTTACAAATGTAGTAACTTATACCGCCACTTTTAAGCCCAACCCCTACTTTCAAATGTATGCCGCAGCCCCTGTTAAAGTGCTAGGAGGCTTTGTTGGTGCTGATTATATCTCAAGATGTTTGACGATTGATGATGAGACCTCAACTCCCATTAGTACCATCCTATACATCAAGTCTTTTCTTGCATTAGCTCCAGTTTATTTGACTTCCATTTTCTTCCCACCAGATGTGCAGAATTGGAACACAGGCCTACATGTAAGTAGCTGTGAGAACGAAGTTTTTGATCTGTGGTTGGGACAAATTATCACACCTTAAGCATGGCCCTTAAAAATAGAGACAAGTCTTCAATAAACACTGCACTTTGACAAGATCATTAGGAAGTCATGAATTCCTGATGATTTTTTGACAACTGAATTgactgtattcataaatggcaggtaagaaattataattcttttgtctttgtgctaatcactagcctcactttggagcaaaaattcttttgaattttgttcctgttaacgaggctagtgaggacgattagcataaagacaaaagaataatttcttggccaccatttatgacTACGGTCTATACAAGGACGGCTAGCAAAGCTAATGCTTCTTTGAATAAGGGTAAAGTCTGCATACACGCCAGTGGTCCATCAGGTTAGAGCTTATCGtggtttcagtagcatgaagcgactaggagtatttccaCCCCCatcctggatgggatgccagtccattacagggttacccccagcattaacttgctggtacccatttatacacctgggtggagagaggcaccgtgagagtaaagtgtcttgcccaagaacacaacacaacataatgtccccggccaggacccgaacccggaccactcgatccggagtcacaCAGCACTAACCATGAAGCTACTGTTCCTCCCCCTTTCAGTTTATTAAAGTGTATTCGGAGGGGCAATGTTCAAAGGATTTAATCACTCAAAAATGGCCACACATTAAAATATAAAACTCTGCTTAATGCACAGACCTTTTGTAAGTCCTCATGAAAACTTCCAATCTTGGATCTCCCTGTCATGCTGTATGAAGGAGCAGATGTTTTTCCCACAGCTTTGCTACCAAGGACGGCTGGTAGGCTGTAGCTATTGGGACTAGGAAAGTTGTCTTTCTTCCCAAGCGCTGTGCGGGAGCCAAAAGAGAAGATGGGAGGTGATGACTGTTTCATCACTGGGTGTTTCTCAGGACTATAATCCCCTTGAAAAATATCGAAGCAAATGGAATATTagaaagtaaatttaattaaattacaaaaaatatcaaataacTGAGCAGTGAATGCTAGAAAAAAGTCAACAGAGAGATTAAgcataaaatgaaagaaactcgtttgatatgaattcatttcttgtgtgttagcagcaggtatcaagtaacttttcaaaagagaaaaacgaggtagaataacataattttcatgcttttatgacaagcagcagcctACTGTTTTGCATATCATCACTGAAAACTTCCAACTTAAGACTTCAGGGATGGAATACAGCAGACtcaaaaaggcaaaacaagTCAAGTGCTTTGTGAAAagagaaattgattttatcaaacgagttgataaaggtctaataaccaccgtgaaaaaatttggaaagctgacgtttcgagcgttagccctttgtcagatcgaatagaggaattgtggttgttgtaggttacTTTATATATGTGCagaggagctttgctattggtttctttagaaactaaaattttgcttGTGAAAAGAGTATGGTTAGTCTTGGATATCACAAAGAGGCTTTTGAAAATCAGAGATTTAGTAACAAGTAAGGGCTAAAAAAACTAGGGACTGGAAATAGATCAATGATTTTCTTGAGCTGGCAGGAATTTTGCCATGGGTAGGTGGGAAGGGGAAGCAATTATCTCCAATAAGGCAAACTTTTTATTAGTAGCAAGGGAGTTGCAGGAGATGTAATGAGATAATTAAATGTAACTTGGTGAAATTGATTTAGAGCTTTATGACAATTTGTTAAGTGTACGTGATATTTCCTGGAATTGCTGCGGCGAAGGCGAAGATTTTGGCCGTCATGCCTCATCTGCCACGGTCATAATAATGTAATCTCCTGTTTTGGAGTTCAATGGCCTAAACATCAATTAAACGCAGTCAaacgcttaaaaaaaaaaaaaaaaaaaaacgtgtccCTGAAAATGCGCAACATTTGGCCGATTGATAAAGGATCATTTCATGATAAGCGCAGTTGTAATGTGGAAAAAGCTGTTTCTAAGGACGCATTATTATCATTCCATGTGTACCTATAGTTATTGACACTGAAGTGTCATTTGAAGCTAAAACGAAATGTGTACTCACAAGGCGCTGGAGTTTGAAACGATCCCCCAAGTCTCGTTCGATCTTTGAAAGAGTATTTCGACGATCCGTCCGGCCCAGTGCGAGTTAAACCTTTGTCGATGGCATAAGCGGCAGGACCCGGCGTATAAGAAGGCTTGATCACGATAGTTCGATACCCAAAAGAGTACGCTGGATTCATCCGTTTTGAGTAATCGTGCTGATTGAAGCCCGTTGTCCCTGGTAGAAGATAAGCGCCAGAGCCTGGGCCGCTAAACATCGCCGCGATTGGAACGCGAGGTCTCGTCTGGGTGGCCATAGCGACTAAAGTTTACGCAACTTCTGCAGTAAAAACTCCGCTAAAACTTCCTCTTTCTTCCGGCAAAACTTTGTTGGCGTGTCCTTTGGCCAACTCAAagtctttcaaaacaaagagAGTTTTAATTTTCGTGGAAAAAAAAGCGAAACTGCCGCGACGAAACCGTAAACACGAAACCTTCTCTTTATCGCTAAGGAATGGAATGATGAGCGAAATTTGACACTTCATAGATTTTGTTCCTGTCACGCAAGGCCAATTGATCACCGGTGTATGACTTTTCTAACCAATCAAATCAGAGCGGCTCAGCTGTGATGATTACTTAACTAAAATTCATAAGAATAGGTGCTTAGataataacacaaaaaggacaAATCGTCTTGACAATGGAGAGCTGCTGTTAAATTCATTATCTTTTCAAATCAAAGACGAGATGTTGATTTTATTCGTTATGTTTTTAAGTGCCGCGTTAAAAAAGACTGCAAACAAAGGGAAATAGCAGTAAGAAAGATTAAAATTGCTTGCCACCTGTTTCCCGATACATAAAGCTTTCATTCACAATGACTAAATCAACTTTTCAAAGATGCCTTATATACCATTCCAAAAccatttcattaaaaaatatatttttttacaaatgatttGCAAGTTTTACTGCTAGTAACAGCAATTCGGAAAACATGGCTTCATTTTCTTATCAGGCTTTATTGACTTAACAAAGGCAGCAATGTAAATTTTCAGGGCACAGCATTTGCTCTCAAATCAAATACAAGTAAGTGTCCATAAAGACTATAATGCTCTCTTCTATCTTTGAGGCCCACACATAAAAGTTGTAGGTTGGCGTGGAATACAATTTTTACCATACAGTGCATTTAACACTGTtacagcaaaacaaaatataatcTAActttaaggattaatatcacgctcAATAAAAGAAAGTTGGTAATCTCGAGTCAAATGTGTAAACAAGGCTAATGACAAGTGAGAGAAGCAATTCTTGCACTTGGGTTGCTATGGCAATGCTAATGGCATGTCAGTTTGACACACAAAACTGGCAAATCTCAAAAACGTTTTTAGACTTTGACTGACATACAAATTATTTTAACCAAATATAATCAAATTCTGTCAAAACTGGGTGTGATAACactgttaaattaaatttttttgctACCATTTTCTAGGGGTGGTGAATGAATCCAATCTTGAATCCAATCTTGAAATCTCAACAGCCTTTGCATTTGTTTCAGTGTGAAGTCTAGCATGTTTCGGTCTCGGATTCACAAAGAAGGGTCTCCTCATCTCGCCGAGTCTTGCATATTTTTACCATTATATTTCGTCACCCCTCATTCTCAATGCACAGGCTAAGATATGTGGATTTTGTcacattatttttttgtaatttaaagctttatacatttaatttaatattgttgattcacatctttgaaaaatgcttggttacctccaattttctttaattatggatttcaataacacttgttaagacccGCTTTTTTTGCATATAATTTCAGCAAAcagcacaaaaatacctttgattcagtaggcaccgtccttaattggtGATGTCCTAAGATTTTGCTCACTATTTCAGACTTAAATGTTTGATGACAAAGATACAATTAAATTTCACACAAAGACTTTCAGGCCTAATTGGGGATTGTCTGAAAGAGGTTAGATGCAAATTTTGTCcaacaaaaagacaaataaagaaagcTGGTTGATTAGGAAATGATAAGAAGAGAGACTACATAGGACTTAACATGAgcactttttattttatgcaaGTTTGTTTCCACCTACAGTACCTTTCCACTCTCTAAAAAAATAGAATATACCGTACTTATTATTTTTCACCTGCCATGAAAGATACAATGTGAAGACTCTAACAAAATGGATTAACTGTTTGGAGTAATGATTAATGATCACAGACTTTTTCAAACAtggttattttaatttatttagtCTGTGACGGATTTTATTGCCCAAACTCAATCTGTAATAGTATTCTAACGCAACGATTTACATGTACAGTCTTTTCTACAAGTTGCTAGGAGGCTCTACTAACTTAGATAGTAAGTCTTAGAGTAGAAGGAAACAAAGTACAGCAAAGTTGTGTAAGTTAAACTTTAAAAGCTTTAACCATTCTAGCGTCTTCCTGAATTGACTTTTTCCAAGATGTTTAAAAACTTGCCCCGGGTCATTTCTCGTGCTAAAGGTAATCAAGAAACAGGAAAATCAGGTAAGACAACTTTACTGTTCCCTAAACCTTACCATAAAAATGACTCTTCTGTCATCATAGATTTAAACTACCATGACAAAATTATAatactaaataataatattattataataaagcCTTACACTACATTGCAGGAGACTGAGGGTTTGAGCGCTACCAAGACCAAAAACCAGAGCAAGCAGTAAGATCATGCTttctacatgtaattatattaaattttatttaggCTGAACATTTTCAGTTCTTATTACATGACTAGCTCCATGagtgggcaagatgaaccaaatcccacactgtgattggctacccgagcaagcaagatggagctatcttgcccgcttgggatttctcgcttggccCCGCAATCTTGATCAaggatcattttttggtgttttatcccatataacaaatgctttattggccaagcttgttcagtcaagatggctggatatatcggctttgttctttttttggacTTAATTACGTCAGTAATGCATTATCACTAACTGAGTGTGTTGTTTAATGAGAGAGTGTCTAATCGGTGTGGGTGGGTGGGTCATAactcgtgggtcgtgggtccctAAACCCTAACCGTGACCCTAaccctttttaaaatcaatgacTGGAAATTCTCaaaacagacaagacctaagacctaagacaaatttggaccgagcgctgagggagctaatatatatcGACCCACCACCCACGCGATTTCGCCTCACCCTTTTGATGAGTACCTGTAGATGCCCTTCCCCTCCAGAGAGAGACGTCAAACAGATTTTACTAGACATGTCTAATGCCGGAGATTTTTAATACTTGTCAACGGGAAACCCTTGTCTGAGTTCAAATAATTAGCCCATTAAGTTAGAGCTACATGTACCTTTTTGGTGGGCATAGATTTTCCAAAAGTGTGTTGATCAAATTATTGGAGCCAAAGCTATGCCCCTTTTACTGTATGGAAATTACTTTAATATTATTGATCCAATACCAAGTACCCAATTAAATTTACCTTCATCCAAACCAAGTTGAAATGCAAGATTTTGCAGACCTCGAACTTTCTCCATGAGTTGAGATGTGGTAAGACTTCCAAACTCTggaaaatgaaatcattttactGTGTCATCATGAATCTCCTCTTAAGTCTGACAGGATCCTTAATTCCCCTAAAGGAACGATGATACgtatttaacaatgaaaaatatttacactcCATACCTTGCAACATGTCCATATCATCCTTCTCTAGTTCAGCGAGCCATTTTGGAGGAGAGTTTGTTAAAGAAAATGGCTACAGAAAAGAAGACAACAGTATCAGCATTCCTGTTggtttatacatgtatatagacCTGCAATGTGTATTGATCAACTACATGTAGAAAGGACATCAAAACTGAATCAATAGAAAACAATATTGACGCAGAAACAGAGATCAACAGAGCACATCTTTAGAACACAGCCACCGAATGCATTACTATCAACATGCATGCTAATGCAACATTGCTATCAATCGTCATGAAATCAGTTGTCTGATTACTCTGTGCTCCTGGcatactattactactactactactactactactactactactactactaataataataataataataattataataattattataataataatattaatgcaTTAGATTTGGCAGTGCTTGTGTCAGACAAAAAATGTAAGAGAACCACAGGTTCACAGCTACCTCAATGTCTAGGATTTTTCGACGTAAAGCAAAGTCAATTAATTGTGACATCAAAAAAGCCAAAGAACAATCTCAAACACAAATTTAAAGCCAACGTTGAGTGGATCTAGATGTTGTTAACATTGCAAAACTTACACTGACAGCTAAAGATGCAAAATCTGACACTCCAGGAACTGTTAAGAAAGattaaacatacatgtattacacCTAGAAAAAGTAAGTTGACATAAATGGCAGGTACCATGATGTACATAGGTATAAAGAGCATGGTTGAGACACAGTAGGAGCACACGCCTTCCACCAAAGCATTCGATTTCCGAACTCAGCATTCTATGTGGGCtgggtttgttggttctgtactctgatCCAATAAGTGTTTTTCCTAGTTGTCTAGATTTTCTCacccataaaaaaaaacaaatattgcttGTTAATTGAATGTAGTTGAGCACTTGGGTGGATAAGCTTGAGACTTTGAAAGTGCAGCAACAACACTTGGGATATTATGGCTGTCACAAAACCTCCACTTTATAGGGTAGACAACGCCACTTTTTTGAGATAGGACGCAGCTCCTTTTTAAAACAACCTTtcatttcattggatccctttaggacgccgctctattgtttttagggttGGGGTCCACTATTTCTTTTGTATCattctttgtgtccattgttttctgaaccaatcccgtGAGCCATTGTAATAGCTGTGTACTGACCCACTTTTTTTCAAGAGAGGTGTGGTCTTTCAGCTGTGACAACTTTGATCTTAGAGAGCCATTAAGCTTTATAATGATACACAGAAACACCATGTGTGCTAAAAAACTCCAGAGATCATTGGTGACACTCATTATGTGGGGGAAACTGAAAGATCATTGGTGTATGCTTAAAAGAACATAAGAACAAAAGAGACATGCCCTACTTCACCCATGAATAAAcctttacaatacaatacaatacaatacatatttAAGTGACTGCTCCCGATagtggcttttcagggccaatgaaacacaacaactgttaagaatcccaactggctggaggcaaaccagttggctatttacaagtgcggcttggaagttgaaccagggactgccaggatcaaattcaccGAGTGgacagagcgggtcttgaacccgggatctccggatctcaaggcaagcactctaaccactgggccacactgcctcctttcAAGACTTGAAACATGACATCAGAATGGAAGAAATCAGAGGAGCCCAAGTACAAATGATGGGTTAAGGAAGCACTTGTTACAAAGGTATAACACTTGACCGGACAGGAGCCTTGACCTGCCCACCGTTTGTGACGCACTAAAATGGTCACATAGTTTAAAATCACGTGACCATTATAGCTACATCAATACTAGACTGGATGAAGATGTTCTGATAACGTTAAAATCTTTCTCTTTAAATACCGATTGCACTGATTCAGTaatttggaggggggggggggggaatcaGATTAGGTTTCCTGAGCAGGAAAATAAGTAGTGTGTAGAGCGGtgttcaattgagtgtcaaaagtaattagataattactttggtttatgattacttcactcagtgattggttcaaagttcttgggccattttttcaaccaatcagaagtgaaaccaaaaccaatcgctgCTCATGTGTgtgattactttgagtttttcttggttttccggattgtctcagtcctttttgattggccaaagtaggtactttggttttggttttacgactctcaattgaaactcgctctatcataCAAAATGAAAACCACATTATTAATGTTTTAAAAAGGTCCCTCAGTATTTGAGTTTGTTGTTCTGAtggaaaacatttttaaaattattttacttgtaTTTATACTaccgacttaaaaaaaaaaacaggtaaTCAAAATAAAACCGTAGTATTGGGGTACGTTCTTCCGCCATGTTCTTAAAATTCACGTTACTCTTCGTCTCAacgttttcataaaaaaatagaGTATCAGAGAGAGTTCCTCATTTCTGTAAATACGACTTGCCTTAATATAAATAAAACTTACTTTGCTCGGGCCACAAATCAGGTGAAGCTCTGTCTAATCGTTCAAAACTAAGAAGACCTTGCAAGCTTTGATCCAATTCTGTGATTTTgtaaacaacagaaatgagcggACACCCAAAATTAataactttgaaaaaaacagcATCGTGAGCACGAAAATACTACAAACCTGGACTAGGGGAATCCATTTTTCGTTTTTACCTCAATCCTGTCCAAAACAATGCATAAAAATGCACTTAAAGCTTTAAAACGCGCagataaaaagacaaaaaagtgCAGAGAAATTTGACTTCTGCGCCCAACAAGTACAACCTCGCTCCGAAAATGAGGTTGAGTTTGTCACGTGAGGTCATACCCCCAGACCCTCCCTCGTGATACGCTAAGAGTCCCTTCGTTTTCAGGCCCTTGCTTGTAAGTACTTCAAGTAAGACCACTTATAATGTCCTGAGAATATCCTATAAATCCTTGTATACCCTATAAATCCTTGTATACCCTATAAATCCTTGTATACCCCTTGAATACCCACTGTATACccattgtataccctagtatacccaagtatactctagtataccctagtatacccaagtatacccttgtataccctagtatacctattgtataccctagtatacccaagtatactctagtataccctagtatacccaagtatacccttgtataccctagtatacccaagtatacccaagtatactctagtataccctagtatacccaagtatacccttgtataccctagtataccctagtatacccaagtatacccttgtataccctagtatacccaagtatacccttgtatacccttctATAccaatgtatacccatgtatacccatgtataccctagtatacccatgtatacccatgta
The genomic region above belongs to Montipora capricornis isolate CH-2021 chromosome 5, ASM3666992v2, whole genome shotgun sequence and contains:
- the LOC138049615 gene encoding ciliary microtubule associated protein 1A-like — its product is MATQTRPRVPIAAMFSGPGSGAYLLPGTTGFNQHDYSKRMNPAYSFGYRTIVIKPSYTPGPAAYAIDKGLTRTGPDGSSKYSFKDRTRLGGSFQTPAPWDYSPEKHPVMKQSSPPIFSFGSRTALGKKDNFPSPNSYSLPAVLGSKAVGKTSAPSYSMTGRSKIGSFHEDLQKTPGAGTYKVVDPNVNKHRSPSYSMNARSYPPGDTTLKPGPGAYSPQQHWAHKRKAPRFSFGIRHSEYIAPLICDPID
- the LOC138049617 gene encoding protein lin-52 homolog yields the protein MDSPSPELDQSLQGLLSFERLDRASPDLWPEQIPGVSDFASLAVSPFSLTNSPPKWLAELEKDDMDMLQEFGSLTTSQLMEKVRGLQNLAFQLGLDEAREMTRGKFLNILEKVNSGRR